Within the Drosophila melanogaster chromosome 3R genome, the region CCGTGCGAAAACAATAACAGCGCACTCATTACacgaaaaatatataataattattgtttacCAAGGCGCAGGGCCGTGCCTCGACCACTCGACCACTCGACCCTTGGGCTTATCAATTTTCCCAGCTATTTAGTTGTGATAATAATGCCTTAATGAGCTGTTGCTGCCACAACTCTGTCACTAATACCCGTTCCGAGCGCCGTAAATCGTGCGTTTCGAAAACTTTCCACAGGTGCTGCTGTTCCCTCTAATATTAAGTGCACTTTGCAAAAGTTGGGGCTAATTGGTAAAATATAAGTATATTCCAAACTTTCTGCTCGCCTCTATTTAATATGAAGTGTAaggataataaaaaataaggaTTCCAGCTAGGAAGTAGTTACTTTATCACTTAATATTAACTATATTTTATAGATTAATAGTATAGCCCAAAGTTCAGCAGCAGCCGGGAGCACAGTTTCCGTGTGAAATTCTCTAATCACGGACTGATAATTCAGGCAAAAAGACAAAACAAACAGCTGCAAACCAGGTCATCCAATGGAAGCGTGCCTTTGGCACAAATCGTTTCAAATCGGATCAGTTCAGATTGTTCTCGCCGCGATAAAGAGATTGAGAACAATCGGCACACGATTACGAACACCAACTCGAGTGGAAAGAGACAGAGTCGCCAggaaaagcaaattaaatgcgGCAACAAGTCAGGTCAAGAGTTTGAGCGGTTTTCCGCGATTTAGCCCAGTCGACAGCTAAGTTGAAAGTTACAAACTGCAAGTTGTCTTGTGGAAAGTTAGGCTTAGGGTAGGTCGACTGCAACATCAAGTTGAAGTGGGCTAATTAAAACTGTCGTCTGCTCACActccaaataaattattctaAATACCTTTGAAAATTAGTCCTCACTTTTCAAATCCTTTACATAAAGCGTCCATTTTAAGTGGATAActcatttttttatatttccctTTGCAGCTCTTAATGTTAAATGTTCGCCTGGGAAAGGAAAGTCGCTTAAATCGAGTTAAACTTGGCCAGGAAGTTCTGTCTTCCAACGGCAACAAGTTGGCTAAACATTTTCATCTGTCTGTTTTCGTGCGCTTTGGATAATGCATGATTTATACGGCTGCTGGCCAGAATGTCTTGAATTTTAATATCTTCAACTTTGCTTGAAGTTTCAACTCTGCCATCGAGGGCAGCGAGTTGCCAGTAGCGTTTAAGTGggagttataaaaaataaatcaaagcgGATAAGGAAGTGGAAAACACCCAACCGCCGCGACTCAAATCCCCATAATTATGGCTCcaaatcaaatttgatttaattaaattagacAAATAAACAGGAACGAACAAAGTAGCAACCATCCTCTGGGGCATTGGGAAATTAGTTGACCAAGACTCGCGGCCAACAATTAAagtaaacaattgcaaacgAAAGTGGGCGTTAAACTTTAGTGTACTGATACTGGATACTTTTAATTTCTcagaatttaataaatattttattcaattaataGCTTTAATCCTTTAACTCTTAGTAGAGCaaaattgttttggtttttgaaaACTCTTAATCACAATCACTTAAAAACTGAACCGATTGCATCTGACCAAAATTTCAGCTGTATTTTAGTCCTTTTTAACCACTGCTTGCTATTTGGATTTTGAAGCCTTGGGGCACACTTTCTGGCCAGCAGAGGGGGCGCACTTACTTGCACTTGGCTGGTGGGCTGCTGTCCGAAACAAATGTCCTTGTCTTTCGTCCtggtcctcgtcctcgtccttgCCGGATGGTTTCGCTggtttgctgctgttgctgtttgaCTGCAAGCCGGAGTTCTTGTGGTGCCGCCAAAGGAAAGTCGGCTCGCTTTATAGCTGCAACATTGCCTCGCAACTgcgtgtgttggtgtgtgtgtgtgtgtgtgtctgtgtgtgcgagtgccaGTGTGGGTGagagtgcgagtgtgtgcgtgggccacagccagccagccaatcGGAGACGAGCCAAAAGCCGAGCGGTACACGAAGCGCCTTTGCCCAGAAGTATGCAGCATTATTTTTGGTCGCTCGAAAATTCGTATTGTGCGTGGGTGCAAAAGTCGAGCAAATAGAGGGAAGGGCGATGGGGGAGCGGGGGTGTTAAGGTCACTTCGGGGAACGTCAAATTAGCAGCGCGCTCAGATTTATTTGCTCGACATTGCCGGGGCCAGCGGATATGAATGAATATGAATGGCCATCATTGGCAGTCACGAGTGCCTGCTGACGTAGTTGCCAAAATATCGCCGATTGGACGCAGTGCACTCGAGCTCCTCCGGCGGCACTTTGACCACCATCTACCACTCCTTGTCGCCCAAAAGCCGCTCAGAACTTAATTAAGCCTAAACGCAATTGGCCAAGTCCCCGAGCGAAGGACTAACACATTCCCTTTGAGCTGGTCGTGGATTTTAAttctatttatgtatattgGTCACCCTTCAGCCAAGAAACTATTAACCAAATTTTGGAATTCCCaagtaaaaatgtaatatcaattaataataaaaaacactttctttagttatttaatttaattagaagGTATTATTTATAGCGTATATTAAACAATATCAGTCTTGTTATTTTAAGAAAGTTCTTACTATTATATGTATTCTGCATATAAATACATGagtttataattatattgacCTTCCGATCTTTAATGAAATAAAGCTAATTATTTGTCGCTTGGCCAGCATTTAACTTTGAACCCATCCAGTTGTTGAAATTCCCCTTGTTCCGCAGtttttatatagaatatatgtataagtgttTGCAGATTACAGATGTAGTTAGAACATTTTAAGTTTTCCCCTGGCTCATCAAATCTGGTTGGCACATCAACAGCGCTAGCAAATTGATTCGCCAACAAGTTGTTTACAACAATTGCCGCCTCCACCGATTCCGATCCCATGACCATCTGGTATAATCAGACCGCTCGAATGCGATTTAGCTTCTGTTTAGCCTGTTGCTACAGTGAATATCCCCTATCTCGCCCATCTCCCCCGCAGCTTATCGCTGTGCACCCAAAAACAAATTAGCCGATAAGCAGCTGACGGGGCTCCAATGCCCTCCGATCAAAATATTTGACCACAAACACGGTAGCACAAGCTTACAATGGATTTTGCCCATCGATGATCATCTGTCTTTTGAATCTTCATCAGGGATTTCAACCCATCAAGCCATCTCAACTAATCTGATAGTTAATTAATGATTATTTTAGGGGCGGGAAACCCCATGATTAGAAAGGTGCAGTTAATTAGgcttataataaattaattaaccaaAGTAAACATAAGCTAGATTCTGATAGAGAGAATCGAGCACGATGTGTTTTCtctcatattttttatatttaggtAATAAAATGCATGTTTCACATAGCTTTAAACGGTCATTACGTATTCCAGAGCAGTCCTGTTTACTTCTTCTTCAAGAAAGAGCTGACGACAGCGGGAGCTGCGTAGGTGGTGATGGGAGCAGCATAGGCAGTTCCGGCGGCATATGTGGTCACAGGAGCAGTGTAAGCAGGAGCACTTAAGGCGGGAACGGCGGCAGCGGCGTAGGTGGAGTATGCTGGTGCGGAGTAGGTGGCCACCGGAGCGGAGTAGGCCAAGGGAGCAGCTGCGGAATAGGTGGCGGCATAGGTGGCCACTGGAGATGCGATGAATCCTGCCTGGGCGGCGGCAATGCAAAGGGTCAAGCAGATGAGGAACTTCATGTTGAGTTGGTTGTTTGGGTTTGTTGGCTTGTCGGTGACTGATATTTTCGACAATTTCCTCAGATGTTTTATAGGACAAATGTGGCCAATTAACCAAACGGGTTTTCGATTATTGAAACCCTAATCAGAACCACAATTGCGAACGCCTCGAGATTTCTAGTGCGTAATGTTCACTGAACGCGGAAGCAGCAGTTTGCTTTTATTCAGTCAAAGGCATGTCAAACGGATTacctttttaattatattttctttaaaagaTATGGTTCTTTCTGCCCCCACAATATTCACTTTTAACAGAGG harbors:
- the CG14374 gene encoding uncharacterized protein; translation: MKFLICLTLCIAAAQAGFIASPVATYAATYSAAAPLAYSAPVATYSAPAYSTYAAAAVPALSAPAYTAPVTTYAAGTAYAAPITTYAAPAVVSSFLKKK